The Silene latifolia isolate original U9 population chromosome Y, ASM4854445v1, whole genome shotgun sequence sequence TTTGAATTTTGATGCGGGATTACAAACTACAAATGTATGAGACCATAAGTGtgagaaaaataaaaatgataacttGGCCTATTATAATTGTCTGTTATCTGTTTGATAATTGTaactacttatattaggataattttactaaaatatatttgatctacttatattaggataattttattaaattttgttttaaatattaagaaatctacttgtattgggataattttagtaaatttgtttcgaaatctaTTATTGTTAGGATTGcttaaaaagttggactctctaatatcgctcatGGAAAACTCGGacaataatcaatcaatcaatacatatatataaagcagaaacttctTATTATGATGTTAATTCTTCAATTTTAAACACTTTTTTTCTTAAAGTTGCAAATTTATAattttcacttttatatttaactgttACGGAATTTTAAATCTCTAGTTTTCTTCTTATTATGATGTTAATTCTTCAATTTTAAACACTTTTTTTCTTAAAGTTGCAAATTTATAAATTTCAGTCCAAGTTTGCCATGATCCCATAATGGTCAATCTCCATATTTTTAAcaaaaagttatacaaatttctATAATATCCACACATTTAACATAGTTAACTCGTTTGACCTTTTCAATGTCATGAAAAATCGAATGAAGTTTATTGTATAATAATGGTTAATTCAAATGAATGAAGTTTCTTGTGGGAACTAAAATGTACTCCACATTTTTCCCTTCATTATTCATGGCAACTGCTTTCTTGCTCCTATTTACCCGTCTTTTTTTGCttataatgggatttgagctcaTTTTTCATATGAATCATCCTAAGATACGATGATCAATGATAGAACGTTTATAGCAAGATTACGCTGAATCAATGACAGAATGTTTAGACCAAGCCTTCACAGAGACAATCAGAGGTATTCAAAATAAAGGTAATCAACGGTTTTCGACTTTCTCCCTTTACAAGCACAGCAAGACCCGCTAAACTCGGGTCTCGGTCGGTCCTACTTGGGTTGTTGGGAGAGACATATTCATCTCGAGAACTGGGTAATTGATTTGTTATCATTACCCGTTTGTCCGTGTTGAAATTTTGTCACCAAAACTCAAATCTTGGCCTCATCGCTGTGTTAGATGTATAAACTATCGCAACTTTGACGTTGATTTCCACTTGCGTTAACAGCAAACCCGATCCCTTCTTCAGTAACAATATTTATCGTTGTGCTCCTGAAGTAGGAGTACAGTATCGATTGTTTTTTGTTATGCAATTCTTGAAGTGGCTAAATAAAGTTAACAATGATGAGTAGTTGAAACACTAACGAAGTGACATTATAATTAAATAACTGACTTTAGATTGACATTTATGCAAATCTATCAAAAATAATGAAGAAGTTAAGAGGTTAAAAGGGAATAAAATAAAGCTAATGACTTAATTGTAAAATGTTGTGTGAGATGAAAGAAGAGGTTTATATTGTGAGAGATTAAAGAAGAGATTGAACAAAATTTATGAAGTGCATGCATCAGCGCATATAAGTGTAAAATGTTGCTTCAAAAGTTGCATTATCTCgtttattagtttagtttgtAATAATTGTAATGGCTACATTCAGTGTTTATAAATCTTGGGAATATGAGAAAACTTTTGTTTCATACTATAGTCATTTGAAGGAAATTTTCTTAGTTATATGCATGGTTAGACCCGTAAAAATGGTGTTACATTACATTGAACATAGGTGGTCAATATAGTATGTTTATGCAtctataataattaaaaaaaaaactttaatcatCGTGGCAAGCCAAATACTAGGTcgctaaatactagaattaagctaccaaattaacaatttataaaccaaactatactctagattactcCAATTGATAAAGcgatatagtgcaagtaagggtcgatcccaagagaaggtcttttaagctaattacttgaattgtaaactattgaatactaatgacaagtgtataaacaaacaatggttatcaacaatgacaaacaatagatgaacatagataaagggggggttttgagttgattggtaacatgacAACAAAGTAAAATTGCAATCCTTTTCTAACAAGCAATatgacaaacacttggtgagtaagaaaattcaatattaaagagGACTTGGTGTAACAAGGCTCAAAAACTACTTCCTAAGCATAAAGATCCTCTCTTTTCCTTCCCTCAACAATTACTCAACTACTAATGTAAGATAATGACTACTTACTCCTAAGCTAGAGTAGTTGGTCCTACTAATATGGTCACCCAATTGAAAACCACAACAAGGTTTGCATAGAAGAGCATTAAgaacaaaagccaaacaaaagtACCAAGATTAATCCTTTAGGAGGCTTAATCCAACTATCCCAAGGAGCAACATACAAGTTCCACTCACAAAGATACAAACTTTAATCCAACTTCATAAAGATGCAAGCTTGCTACAAGGATTGCAATAGTAAGATGATTAACATGAAAGGTTCATGACTCCTAACATAGTAACAtccaacataaacaatgaaatcaAGGAAACATGTaataattattgaggaaagattaagaggTTCTTACAAACTTAAGGAGAGTAGTGTCTCACCAAATTACACCAAGAAAAAGGTCTAGCCTTCCATAACCATGGATGAATCCAAGAGTTGTGGAAAGATTGACATGAAAATCCAACAAAAACTTACAACTTTTACCCAAATACTAAATATTCTTCTCATACAAGTCTTTTGTGATTTGCTAATAATTAGGAGATTAGATGATAATAGGAGAGTTCAAAACATGGCCTGGTATATATATGGCTGCACTCCTTTCTAGGTTAAAGACCGAGATGGGCCTTCAACTTCCACAAAACATGGTTCTTAAATTTCGCGAGACAGACCAAACCGCAGGCTCCGGCCTGGACCGCAGGCTCCGGCGGGAACCGCATGCTCCGGTGTGGACCGCAGGCTGCGGTTGGGGCCTGATGATTTTTCCTCATTTGCTTGTCATCACCTTGATCCCCCTTTGTCTTGGTTCCGTTGGTAAAGGGTTCTAAACGATGAATCTATCCCGTTCCTTTGAGCTTGGGTCGGGACTTTGGAAGCTTGTCTCGACCTTGACTTGTTGACCGCTCGGCTTTGACCTTGGTTGACTTTTTAAGTTGACTTCGCGCCTTTGTATCCTATAAATCATAGCCAACTCAAGCAAGCAATCAAACCAAAACTTCCTTATTTCAATGACAAACCACTCCATTTGGCCACTTAGATTACCTAACAACACTTAATTGACTCGACTCTATTTGACGCTATCAAAtatccccacacttagacttttactcgtcccgagtaaaaccCGAAACAAGCAATTGCCGAAGTCCAAGAACTAGTGTAGGTGTAATTGACCACTCTTCCCTCGCTACAACCTTCTTATAACTCCCTCTTAAACAATCCACCAATTGAAACGAAAAATCTAGACTCAAAGTTTTACACACTCTCTTCTCTCACTCCCCCTCCTTATTACTCCCTCTTACAAAGACACAACATACCACCAACTCCGACTCATTACGTAACTCCACCTTTCTTATATCACCAACAAGAGGTGGCCACTCTCACCTTATCCCAAGGTGGAAGCAAAGTATGCTAAATAACTCCTAAATCATCCTATTACACcacttatatcacccccttatcactccaagcaaaGTATGAAcatgctacttggttggccacaCTCCTATGCAAATCAACAACCAAAGTAGCCAAAACAAAAATCCACCAATTTGGGACAAGTTTTGTGACTCAAAATGAAATTAAATCCTAAtctagcctccttccaagaccctccttatcactcccttcttatccctccatatttttggtggtgcattttcaatttttcaattttttttttttttttttttgtgaaaatccctcattttgcctaaggtgccctttcgggttttcaccttagcttttcctttcctctcatggtggctcgcaactcatttcttcattttgcccggaatgccctttcgggttttcatcccgtcctcggccacctttcccaatcttgcctaggcgcccacccttgtgggttttcacctagccgggattttcgtttttttttttttttttttagtttagcATTAAACAACAAGAAGTTTACATATATTACAATTCATAATCCTCCCCCACACTTACattccacattgtcctcaatgtggaggagtcaCAAACTTTTTCTTCAAGAATGAGAACCCGAGGCACCCCCTTGATCATGGGTGCCTTGGTTCTTCCACCTTCTTTCTCTTGCTTGCCTCACTCTCTTGGCCATTTCataggcctcctcaacttgtggcTCGGTGATGGTTGGGTGAAATTGGGGGTCATTTTGGTGAAGGGTCATGCCGAAAAGGCCACGGATGAGGCCAAGAGAATCCTCTTGAGCTTGAGCATCTTCAAAGGAGTCTTCAACATATTGGTGGTGCCTCTCATTTTGCACCCCGAATTGTTGAGTTGCTTGATCTCGCCATGCATTTTGGGCCCTCCACATGGCTTGTTATTCTTCCATGTActtggcttgttgttgttgccaagcataGGCCTCATCTTGCCTTTTAGCCATCTCTTGAAGCATTTTCATTTGGGCCTTTTCGGCCTCCGCACTCAAGCTTTGGTGCTCCATGCTAGCCACCCTCCATTGATCTAAACTTTCAAGCCTTggcgtttgttgttgttgccaagcccGGTTTTCTTCCACCCTTCCACTAATAGTGGAAAAAACCTCCCTTGTATCTTTGAAGTAGTCATACATAGTTTGTTGCCAAGGGGAAACCGGGGTAGAGCTTCCCCCCGCTTCATACATAGGGGTGTCTTGATGGGTGGTGTGAGTAGAGAAGGGGGCTTGGTGGGAAGTACTCTCAAGGTGGTGAACCTCATGTTCCCCTTctcttctttcttcttctcttcctttTTGACTTTGAGCTAACAAGTTGGGTGCCTCCGGATCGGGATGGCAAAAGAAATCACGTGCCATGTTCCCGCTTGGTAGTGGGGAGCGTGGTGGCCTAGGGAGAATTAGGTAGCCTTGTTCATGTGCTCCCAACCATATTCCTCTCAAGGGTCTTGTACTAAGAGTGTGGAACATCTTGTATTTCTCAAGAGCCATGCTATGGTACACATTAAATCCCCCACACTTGTTCACCTTTTGATTGTCGGGGACACCCCCATCATAGTAATCCACAAAGAAAGATATTAACCCACCTTGGTTAATTTTTCCACCCCCTTGCTTGGTGCGATGTTTGATGCAAGAATCAATGAAGAGCTTAGCCCAATCCGGGCATCCAACTCCTTCCTAAGAACATGGCATAAATCCAAGACCTCACGGTTCGGTTGACTTTTGTGGGTTCACCCACGGAAGTGAAAAGAGAGGTGAGAAAACGGCCTAACAAATGGATGACGGGATTGGTTATTTGAGAAACTTTGTCATCTTTGTTTGTGACTCTCGTACCCATTAGTTCCTCCCACAAATACTCAAGTCTACCCGGGGCCACAACAATGTCGGAAGGGGGCATGGAAAAATGAAGTATTTCCCTAATGGTGTCATAGGTCTCCGTATGCCACTTCTTGTTCAAACGGAATTTCACAACTTTCTCACCACTCTCCGGCACAATCTCCTCGGATACCGTAGAAATGAACTCATAAGCATAGGAACGGTAAGTGTCGTGCCAACCATCATCGGTCAAGTAGTACTCAAGTCCAACCTTCCTCATCATAGGCCTAGCAATTTCCATGAACCCAAGGGTCTCCAAAGTGTCGTCATCAAGAAAAGTGGTGGTAATAAGGGGATGGCGTCTAGGCTCTACTAGCCGGTATTGAATTTTTTTGTGTTTGGCGGTCATGTTTTCCCACCCCATGTATACCTCCTCACACTCTTCCTCACTACCCTCTTCAATTTCTTCCTCCGGTTCCTCCACCACTCGTCTCTTACCTTTCCTAGAAGTAGGTTTTCTTGTTCTTGTCATTGTTCCTACAAGGAATTTAGAGACTACAAACAACAATAATCACTCAAAATTTGTTTTGCACTCTTTGAGgcaaatcaacaaacaccttgaGTGCACTAACTTAAGGAAAGTGTAAATGGTGTTTTGATGATTCCTCTAACCTTACCCAGAAAAGTTTTACTACCAATAAGACAATAAACaacaaataacaacaataatccaAATAATTAACTAAACTAAGCTAATTTTCGAATTAATAACCAAGTAAGCATTGAAAGTTTGGTTTGGTGGTTATACCTCCCCGAATTCCACAAATTATTGCTTGTTGTTGTTAATTGATGCTAGTAAACCCCTTCTTGACCCTGAAATTTTCCTCTTGAAGCTTCAATTGGTACCCGGATTTTCTAGGGTTCTTGAACAAAATTGGGGAAATTCTGAAATTTGAGTGATTTTGAAGAGATTAAAGGCTGTTAAAGATGGAAAGGAAGAGATTGGGGTAAGAATTGGTGACTTGTTTAAAGTTTAAGTGATTTAGGAGGAATATTTGAGGAGTGTGGATGGTGGAAAGTTGTTGTTGCTCTTGCCTTTGGTCGACACAAATGAGGAAGAAAAGGGATGAGTCGGGTTTTTTTCTTGAGCTTTAGAAACAAAACAGACAAAACTGCAGGCTCCAGTGGGGGCCGCAGGCTGCGGTGAGGGCCGCAAGCTCCGGTGAGTGCCGCAGGCTGCGGTGAGGGCCTGTTCcgaatttttttgtgttttgtttcctTGGCTTTTTGATCACTTTTTGGTGTGTTTCCTTTAATGCTTGAACCGACTATGCCTTTGCTTCATTATTTCCCATCCGTGTTCCATGATTCTCTTCAAAAATTACTTCCAAAATCCTTCATTACTTAAAAGAATGTTAGTAACTTCATTGAATgtttaatgcattttattggcAATAATATAAATGACGGAATTGTAAATGACATGAATTTAAATTCTACTTATGGAAAGTGGTAAATTCTACACTAGAGAAAGGATATGTACAAAGGTTGCCGTatgtttaacgtcgatggctcgacttagtgTTCCTCTTGATCATGTTTGGTAAATGGGGTCTTCCAAATCGACTTCTTCCACCAAATGTGGATCCATGCCTTCATGATATTCTTTAAGTCGTTGTCCATTCACTTTGATCATCTTTCCCATGCTTGGGTTCTCGACTTCGACCGCCCCATGAGGGTGGACTTTTCTTACAATGAACGGCCCAAACCACTTTGATCTTAGCTTCCCGGAAAACAACTTTAGCCTattttggaagacaagaactttggTCCTTTCCTTGAAAACCCGCCGACTTATCATTCGATCATGCCATATTCTAGCTTTCTCCTTGTATATGGCGGCATTATCATAAgagtcaagacggatttcttcaatttcttgaagttGAAGCTTCCGATGGAGGCCCGCATCCTCTATGTTTTGGTTGAAAGATTTGATGGCCCAATAGGCTTTATGCTCCACTTCCAAAGGAAGGTGACATGCCTTTCCATAAATGAGTCGGTACGGGGACATACCAATTGGTGTCTTGTAAGCGGTGCGGtacgcccaaagagcgtcatttaGCCTTTGACTCCAATCCTTCCTATCAAGGTTCACTGTTTTTTGTAAGATACTTTTGATCTCCCGATTGGATACCTCCGCTTGCCCATTTGTTTGTGGGTGGTAAGCGGTGGAGACTTTGTGCACGACCCCGTATTTCTTTAACAACCCTTCCATAATCCGATTGCAAAAGTGAGTGCCCCGATCACTTATCAAAGCCCTTGGATAGCCAAACCTCGAGAAAATATGGCTTTGCATGAAACTTGAGACCGTTCTTGCATCATCATTCCTAGTTGGTATGGCCTtaacccactttgaaacataatctaccgCCAAAAGAATATAGAGATAGCCATCCGATTTGGGGAATGGTCCCATGAAGTTATCCCCCACACATCAAAGACCTCCAAGTATAGCATGGGTTGTTGAGGCATTTCGTTTCTCCTTGATATGTTTCCAACCCGTTGGCACTTGTCACAAGTCTTTGTGAAGATGTGAGCATCTTTAAAGATGTTTGGCCAATAGAACCCGCTTTCAAGAATTTTCCGGGCCGTCCTTTGGGGTCCAAAGTGGCCTCCACAAGCATATTCATGGCAATGTCTAAGGATGGGTGGTATCTCTACATCCGGCACACATCTTCGGATGACTTGGTCTTGACACATTTTCCATAGATAAGGGTCATCCCATATGTAGAATCGAGAATCGGCCTTGATCTTATTCCTTTGACTTGATGATAAAGAAGTTGGAAACTTCTTAGTCACCATGTAGTTTACCAAGTTGGCATACCATGGCTCCGTCATCCTTAAACTATAAAGAGATTCATGAGGCAAACTCCCATCAACTACCCCCATTCGTTGCATTTGTTGATCATTAAGTTGTAGTCGACTTAggtggtcggccaccacatttgccactccctttttctctcttatctctATGTCAAACTCACTAAGTAAGAGAACCCACCTCATTAATCTTGGTTTGGTGTCTTTCTTGCTCACAAGTTGAGTGATGGACTTGTGATCGGTATAGACAATCACCTTGACTCCTAGTAAGTAAGATCGGAACTTCTCTAGAGCATATAccaccgccaagaattccttctcGGTTGTAGTGTAGTTCCTTTGGGCATCGCTTAGAAGGGAAGAGGCATATTGAATGACATATGAAGCTTTGTCATCCTTTTGTCCCAATACGGCTCCAATGGCAAAATCGCTTGCATCGGTCATGATCTCAAAAGGTCGATCCCACTTGGGTGCTTGAATGATTGGGGCCGAAATAAGTCTCTCTttcaacaagtcaaatgcttccctacaatgatcatcaaacatgaactccacatccttgtgcaaaagtttgcacaaggggttagcgattttggagaaatccttaataaatcttcgataaaaacccgcgtgtcctaagaacgacctcacgtctcgagtattagatggatacggcaaggttttaatcacatccacctttgccgtatccacctcaatccctctttttgACACTATGGGTCCTAACACGATTCCGCTACTCACCATCAAGTGAcacttttcagaatttaaaacgaggtgagagtctatgcaccgtgataggaccatagcgagatggtctagacacgagtcaaatgagtccccatagatggtgaagtcatccatgaagacttccaaaatacgctccacatagtccgaaaaaatgctcatcatgcatcgttggaaagtgccggggcattgcacaatccaaagggcatgcggcggtaagcataagtaccaaatgggcaagtaaaggttgttttggattgatcctccgggtgaatggggatttgaaaatacccggaATACCCATCCAAAAAATAATAGTACTCTTTTCCacctaacctctctagcatttgatctagaaagggtagggggaaatggtccttcaaagtgacttggttgaggcggcgataatcaatacacacccTCCATCCCGTTTGTAAACGGGTGGGGATCAATGCCCCTTGAGTGTTTTTGACTACCGTCACCCCTCCCTTCTTTGGCACTACTTGAGTAGGACTCACCCACTGGGAGTCACTAATTGGAAAGATAATACCCATTTGGAGAAGTTTGATAACTTCTTCCTTGACAACTTCCATCATAGGTGGATTAAGCCTCCGTTGTGGTTGCCAGACgggttttgcatccttttccaatcGAATTTTGTGCATGCAAGTGCTTGGGCTTATCCCCTTAATATCCGCAATGCTCCatccaaatgcttctttatgtTTCTTGAGCATGCTCACCAATCTTTCTTCTTGGTCAACTTTGAGTTTGTTGGAGATGATCAATGGGAGGGTATTGTTTTCTCCCACAAAAATGTATTTGAGGTGATTTGGGAGAGGTTTTGGTTCATGTTTTGGGGGTTTTAAGATAGAGGGGAGTGGTCTTTCAAGATTGGAAACTAAGGGGAGGAAGGGTGAAAGGGGTGTGTGTTCTTGAAAAGCTAATGTTTCAGTTGGGGCAGGGACATCCCGCAGGCTCCGGTGCCCACCGCAGGCTCCGGTGAGTACCGCAGGCTCCGGTGTGGGCCGGAGGCTCCGGTGGAAGTCTGGAAGTTTTTCTTGAGTTTCCCCTTTAGGTGCTTCCTTTGGAGGGTCTTCCTTCTCCAACTCCTCTAGGCTTTCCTGCACATCTTGAGACAAAACTACACGCAAACCCTCGTGTTCCAAATCATTAGCAAGGGCCACCTCAAGAGGGTCCCTTtgacacaacatataaatttgAGAGACAATTGGTTCAATGATGTCCAAGAAATAACATGAATGTGAATCGCTAGGTTGTTTCATAGCATCATAGATGTTGTACGTGAGTTTCTTCCCATCAAATTCCATAGTGAGGTTCCCATTAGACACATCAATCTTGGTTTTAGAGGTCTTCATAAAAGGCCTCCCCAAAAGGATTGGAGTGGCCCTCGAGTCGGCTTCCATGTCAAGAACATAGAAGTCGGCCGGGAAGGTTAAGTGATCtacctctaccaacacatcctcCACCATTCCCTTTGGGTATATGTTTGAGCGATCCGCAAGTTGGATCACTACATCGGTTTTGTTCAATGGTGGAAGTCCCAAGGTCTCATAGAGGGCATATGGCATAACATTGATTGATGCACCAAGGTCTAACATAGCATGAGTGAAACTTTTGTCCCCAATAGAGCATGGTATGGTGAACATCCCCGGGTCGCCACACTTTTTGGGAAGTGATTTTTTAAATATTGCGGAGACATGTTCACTTACCCGTACTCTTTGGGTTCCCTTCCTTGGGCTTCTCCTAGGTGTacaaagttccttgagaaactttgcataccttGGAACACCTTTCAAAAGATTTAACAAAGGGATGTTTACTTCACACTTCCTAAAAGTTTCATAGAGATCCTCATCTCTTGCGACTTTTTTAGAATGTGTGAGAGCATTAGGAAAAGGTACCTCCACAACATATTCTCTCTCGATCTCCTCAATTTGATCCTTGGTGTTGTTGCTTTCATTCTTTTCTTTGTCATTCCTCAAGGGACTCTTCTCCTCTTCTCCATTAGTTTTAGAGGgtgtctctttctctttttcaaccactagctcttcttcaatttgttCTTCAATGTGAATGACCCTCTCATGTGACTTGgcctttctcttcttcttctggGGAGATTCTAAGGTTCTCCCCTTTCTCAAAGTCATGGaacttgcattttcctttggtGGAAATGTTGTAGATGGAATCGAGTTAGAGTTCCTTTGATTGTTCTTGGCCATTTCTTGTGCAAGTTGGCCAAGTTGGATCTCAAGGTTCTTCACCCTAGCATCACTTGAAATTTTGTCCGCATCCATCTTGTCAAACCTCTTGGTATTTTCGGCTTGTCCTTTCATGATCATCTTAAACATTTCATTTGTAGACAAATCTTCATTTCCTTGGGAGAAAGAGCCCCCTCCTTGTTGGAAGTTCTTGTGGTTACCTTGGAAATTCCCTTGGTGTCCTTGGTTTCCAAATTGGAAAGATCCTCCCTTAGCTTGTTGATGATTGTTGTTTCTTTGGTAATTGGAGTTTTGTCCTTGCGAGTTGGAGTTCTtcaagtggttgaattgaccattTTGGAAGCTCTTGGAAGTATCCCCTCCCCAACTAAGGTTTGGATTGTCCCTTGACCCAATGTTGTAAGTATTGCCGCTCGGATCATACTTATAATACCCTCCCCCATTGGGGTTCCTAGAGTTGTATTGACCGTGCATCATGGCACTCACATTCTCCTTGCTTATTCCTTGCTCTTCCATGATGGGGCAAGTTTCCATTGGGTGTGGCCCTTGACAAAAATTACACTCCACATTAGATCCTTGTGCTCCTCCTTGATTGTTCCCCACTAGTTGAGCAACCATTTTTGTGAGATCATCCACGGTTTTCTCAAGCTTGTGGGTGGAAGAAGAAGGTGTCTCAATGGAGTTAAGAGTCTTTGACCCTCGACTTCTTCCATAGTTCCTTGTGCTAGCGGCCAACCTTTCTATGATCTCATTTACCTCCGCCACGGAATAGTTGTCAACTCCACCACCCGTAGCGGAATTAACCATAATTTGGTATTGTTGTGTAAGACCATCACAAAAGTTGACCAAAAGGTCATCACCACTAAGACCATGGTAAGGACATTGAGCAACTAActtcttgaatctctcccaatactcatacaagctctcacttgcatcttgctccggagaagtgatggctttctttgcatggttatgtcttgagtcggggtagtatttctcaagaaaagccgctttcatgtccttccaagtacggattgtacccggttgaaggtaaaacaaccaatcttttgCCACATCTTGTAGTGAAAATGGGAAAGctctcaacttaaattgatcttccGTCACACCATTTGGAATGGCACCTTCACACATCATATGAAATTCGAAAAGATGGCGATTTGGGTCATCTCCCGCATGTCCATGAAAATTTGGGAGGTTGTGAATGAAATAGCCTTTCAATTCAAAGTTGGCATTAGCCCCCATGGGTGGGTAGGCTATGCAAAGAGGTTGAGTGTCATAATTCCTTGCCCGGAGCTCCCTAATAGTTCTAGTATCATTCGCCATTGGAGGGTATTCCATTTCAATCGGATTTACTTCAATAGGTTCTTCTAAAGGTGCTTCTTTTGCTCTATGTT is a genomic window containing:
- the LOC141632206 gene encoding uncharacterized protein LOC141632206 encodes the protein MEGLLKKYGVVHKVSTAYHPQTNGQAEVSNREIKSILQKTVNLDRKDWSQRLNDALWAYRTAYKTPIGMSPYRLIYGKACHLPLEVEHKAYWAIKSFNQNIEDAGLHRKLQLQEIEEIRLDSYDNAAIYKEKARIWHDRMISRRVFKERTKVLVFQNRLKLFSGKLRSKWFGPFIVRKVHPHGAVEVENPSMGKMIKVNGQRLKEYHEGMDPHLVEEVDLEDPIYQT